A genomic stretch from Falco naumanni isolate bFalNau1 chromosome 4, bFalNau1.pat, whole genome shotgun sequence includes:
- the MYO1F gene encoding unconventional myosin-If gives MGSKERFHWQSHNVKQSGVDDMVLLSKISEEAIVENLKKRFMDDYIFTYIGPVLISVNPFKQMPYFTDREIELYQGAAQYENPPHIYALTDNMYRNMLIDGENQCVIISGESGAGKTVAAKYIMGYISKVSGGGEKVQHVKDIILQSNPLLEAFGNAKTVRNNNSSRFGKYFEIQFSRGGEPDGGKISNFLLEKSRVVSQNECERNFHIYYQIIEGASQEQRQNLGIMTPDYYYYLNQSETYQVEGTDDRSDFHETMNAMQVIGIRGEDQQLVLQIVAGILHLGNISFREEGNYARVENVDSLAFPAYLLGVDQDRLNEKVTSRKMDSKWGGRSESITVTLNVEQAAYTRDALAKGLYARVFDFLVESINRAMQKPYEEYSIGVLDIYGFEIFQKNGFEQFCINFVNEKLQQIFIELTLKAEQEEYVQEGIKWTQIQYFNNKVVCDLIENKLNPPGIMSVLDDVCATMHATGEGADQTLLQKLQAAVGTHEHFNSWSSGFVIHHYAGKVSYDVNSFCERNRDVLFTDLIELMQSSEHGFIRMLFPEKLDSDKKGRPTTAGSKIKKQANDLVNTLMKCTPHYIRCIKPNETKKPRDWEENRVKHQVEYLGLKENIRVRRAGFAYRRLFHKFLQRYAILTPETWPSWRGDERQGVQHLLRSVNMDPDQYQMGRSKVFVKNPESLFLLEEMRERKFDGFARVIQKAWRRHVAIRKYEQMREEASNILYNFKERRRNSINRNFVGDYLGMDERPELRQFLAKRERIDFADSITKYDRRFKPIKRDFILTPKYFYLIGREKVKKGPEKGQIKEVLKKKVELQAVSGVSLSTRQDDFFILHENDADNFLESIFKTELISLLCKRYEELTRTKLCLSFKDTLQFRVKKEGWGGGGTRNVTFIRGQGDVATLKAGGKTLTVSIGDGLPRNAKPTRKGVTQSRGGSKFPTPSRGAPPAPRGAYRNGAPHFPGSDGRDQRNTYKAPQKQVRGPPAAALPSRNTGHQPKARPPSEQNLDFLNVPDQGVAGMQRRRSLSQRPPPARRPKPQPKVAVPRCQALYQYIGQDVDELSFNVGDIIDILLEDISGWWKGRLHGKEGLFPGNYVQKI, from the exons GGCAGCAAGGAGCGCTTCCACTGGCAGAGCCACAATGTCAAGCAGAGCGGCGTGGACGACATGGTCCTGCTCTCCAAGATCTCCGAGGAAGCCATCGTGGAAAACCTCAAGAAGCGTTTTATGGATGATTACATCTTT ACCTACATCGGGCCAGTGCTCATCTCCGTCAACCCCTTCAAGCAGATGCCGTACTTCACCGACCGGGAGATCGAGCTGTACCAGGGGGCG GCTCAGTATGAAAATCCCCCCCACATCTATGCCCTGACCGACAACATGTACCGCAACATGCTGATCGATGGGGAGAACCAGTGCGTCATCATCAG TGGAGAAAGTGGGGCCGGGAAAACGGTGGCAGCGAAATACATCATGGGCTACATCTCCAAAGTGTCTGGGGGTGGCGAGAAGGTGCAG cacGTGAAGGACATCATCCTGCAGTCCAACCCGCTGCTGGAAGCCTTTGGAAATGCCAAAACCGTCCGGAATAACAACTCCAGCCGCTTT gggaagtACTTCGAGATCCAGTTCAGCCGAGGCGGCGAACCCGATGGGGGGAAGATCTCCAATTTTCTGCTGGAGAAGTCACGGGTGGTGAGCCAGAACGAGTGCGAGAGGAATTTCCACATCTACTATCAG ATCATCGAAGGAGCATCCCAAGAGCAGCGGCAGAACCTGGGCATCATGACCCCTGATTATTACTATTACCTGAACCAGTCAGAGACGTACCAGGTGGAGGGCACGGATGACCGCAGTGACTTCCATGAGACCATG AACGCCATGCAGGTCATCGGCATCCGGGGCGAGGaccagcagctggtgctgcagatCGTGGCAGGGATCCTCCACCTGGGAAACATCAGCTTTCGGGAGGAAGGCAACTACGCTCGGGTGGAAAATGTTGACT ccctggccttCCCTGCCTACCTACTGGGGGTCGACCAAGACCGCCTCAACGAGAAGGTCACCAGCAGGAAAATGGACAGCAAGTGGGGCGGCCGCTCTGAGTCCATCACTGTCACCCTCAACGTGGAGCAGGCGGCTTACACCCGCGACGCCCTGGCCAAGGGGCTCTACGCGCGCGTCTTTGACTTCCTCGTGGAG TCTATCAACAGGGCTATGCAGAAGCCATATGAGGAGTACAGCATTGGGGTGCTGGACATCTACGGCTTTGAAATATTCCAG aaaaatggcTTTGAGCAATTCTGCATTAACTTTGTGAACGAGAAGCTGCAGCAGATCTTCATAGAGCTGACCCTGAAGGCAGAGCAG GAGGAATACGTGCAGGAGGGGATCAAGTGGACCCAGATCCAGTACTTCAACAACAAGGTGGTGTGCGACCTGATCGAGAACAAGCTG AACCCCCCTGGGATCATGAGCGTCCTAGACGACGTCTGTGCCACCATGCACGCCACCGGCGAAGGGGCGGACCAGAccctgctgcagaagctgcaggcGGCTGTGGGCACCCACGAGCACTTCAACAGCTGGAGCTCGGGCTTTGTCATCCACCACTACGCAGGCAAG gtCTCCTACGACGTGAACAGCTTCTGCGAGCGCAACCGGGACGTGCTCTTCACCGACTTGATCGAGCTCATGCAGAGCAGCGAACA TGGTTTCATCCGGATGCTTTTCCCAGAAAAGCTTGATTCTGACAAAAAGGGACGACCGACCACTGCAGGCTCCAAAATCAAG AAACAGGCTAATGACCTGGTGAACACGCTAATGAAGTGCACGCCACACTACATCCGCTGCATCAAGCCCAATGAGACCAAGAAACCCCGGGACTGGGAGGAGAACAG GGTGAAGCACCAAGTCGAGTACCTGGGGCTGAAGGAGAACATCCGGGTGCGCCGGGCGGGTTTCGCCTACCGCCGCCTCTTCCACAAATTCCTGCAGCG ctaCGCCATCCTCACTCCTGAGACGTGGCCGTCCTGGCGTGGGGACGAGCGGCAAGGGGTGCAGCACTTGCTGCGCTCCGTCAACATGGACCCAGACCAGTACCAGATGGGTCGGAGCAAGGTGTTCGTCAAGAACCCCGAATCG ctcttcctcctcGAAGAGATGCGGGAGCGCAAATTCGACGGCTTCGCCCGGGTGATCCAGAAGGCCTGGCGCCGGCACGTTGCCATCCGAAAGTATGAGCAGATGCGAGAGGAAG CCTCCAACATCCTCTACAACTTCAAAGAGCGGAGGAGGAACAGCATCAACAGGAATTTCGTAGGCGATTACCTGGGCATGGATGAGCGGCCGGAGCTGCGCCAGTTCCTGGCCAAGCGAGAGCGGATAGACTTTGCTGACTCCATCACAAAGTACGACCGGAGGTTCAAG CCCATCAAGCGGGACTTCATCCTCACCCCCAAGTATTTCTACCTGATCGGGCGGGAGAAGGTGAAGAAAGGTCCTGAGAAGGGGCAGATCAAGGAGGTGCTGAAGAAGAAGGTGGAGCTCCAGGCGGTGAGCGGCGTCTCGCTGAG caccaggcaggatGATTTCTTCATTCTCCATGAGAACGATGCTGACAATTTCTTGGAATCCATCTTCAAGACGGAGCTGATCAGCCTGCTGTGCAAGCGCTATGAGGAGCTCACCCGCACCAAGCTGTGCCTCTCCTTCAAGGACAC ACTACAGTTTCGGGTGAAGAAGgagggctggggtggtggtggcaccCGCAACGTCACCTTCATCAGAGGACAGGGCGATGTGGCCACCCTCAAAGCTGGAGGCAAAACCCTTACGGTCAGCATCGGGGATGGGCTCCCCAGGAATGCCA AGCCCACGAGGAAGGGGGTGACGCAGAGCAGAGGTGGCAGCAAGTTTCCAACGCCTTCCCGAGGTGCCCCACCGGCACCCAGAG GTGCCTACAGAAATGGGGCACCCCACTTCCCAGGCAGCGACGGCCGGGATCAGCGGAACACCTACAAGGCACCGCAGAAGCAGGTGCGGGGGCCACCGGCTGCAGCGCTTCCCTCCCGAAACACTGGCCACCAGCCAAAAGCACGACCCCCGTCCGAGCAGAACCTGGATTTCCTCAATGTGCCAGATCAGGGGGTGGCCGG CATGCAGCGCCGGCGAAGCCTGAGCCAGCGGCCACCTCCGGCCAGGCGTCCCAAGCCACAGCCCAAGGTGGCCGTGCCACGCTGCCAGGCTCTCTACCAGTACATCGGGCAGGACGTGGATGAGCTCAGCTTCAACGTGGGGGACATCATCGACATCCTGCTGGAAG aTATCTCCGGCTGGTGGAAAGGCCGGCTGCACGGCAAGGAAGGGCTTTTCCCTGGGAACTACGTGCAGAAGATCTGA